The Delphinus delphis chromosome 2, mDelDel1.2, whole genome shotgun sequence genome segment TTTCTCTTGTGGTCATTCCTTAAAGTGAGTAAGTTGATGTCTCTTCCAGTGAGGAGCCTGTCTGAATGTTTTGCCACAAACTGAGCATTCGAATGGTTTCTGCCCTGCATGAATTAGATAGTGTCTTTCCAGTTTAGATGGGGATCTAAAGCTTTTAGAACAAACACTGCATTGGTAAAGAAGGCCATCATTCCTCTCAGTACGCCCGGAATAACTACAACAATGACTATGATGGCTCTGCTCTGATTCCAGAAGGGCACTAGAGAGACAGGGCTGCCTGTTCCTATAGGGGGTACCAAGAATGAAATCCTCTGATTCTGCCTTCACTTTTATTTCTGATGTTTGATCTGACTCTGAGACCTCGTATTTTTGAAAACCAAGAGTCTGACATTGCTGGGAAGCACTATAGTTAACATTATCACCTTGATGAATGAAAAGTTTGTTCAAATTTTCCAATTCTACTTGGCAAAGAGATTTTCTATATGGAATCTTATCAATATGAGTTAATTTATGTCTTTTCAGGTGAGCTGACTGTCTAAAAGATTTCCCACAAACATTACAGCCAAAAGGCCTCTGTCCAGTATGAATTAAATAGTGTCTTTGTAGTTTAGATACAGAAGGAAACACTTTCTCACATTTGTCACAAGGACACATCTTATGTCCAGTATAGATGTTTTCATTTGTAACTGAAAAACCACACTGAAGCACTTCACAGTTTTCAAAGAATTCCTCACCTGATGAACCATAGATAGATACATCTTTATTATTCACAGAATTATCCACAGTTAACATGTTCTCTGGTGTAAGAATACCTTTTACGTTTTTTCCCATATTTTGGCTCTGGAAGTGCTTTTGCCAAGAAAATGGCAAAGTCaacgttttcttctttttattgccaacTGTCTTATATGTTCCATGCTTGCCAAGAGAACCCATAAATGTTCTCTGGGTTTGTTCAGGGCTCTGCTCACCGGAAATAAGTTCACAATTTTTCAAGAAActgtttttaaatacttttttctcagatcgaaaattatctaattttttaCCCCCAGCTCGTTTAAGCTTAGCCAAGATTTTTTTAACAATGGTTTTATAGTTGTAGCTTCTTTTGAGCCTGCTTGGAATTTTGCCACTTCTGGCAGGAAAACACTTGTGTCCATTGAGAATCTGCTCTGATTCAAAACATTCTTCACACTCTGGACATTGAAAAGGGACAATATAAATAGAGTGGACATCAAGTTGATTATTCTCCTCAGATTCACGTATATCACCATTTTCAAAACTATCCTGCTTTGCATTTAACTTATTAGGCAGGGGCCCTGATTCTGGACTCTTCACCTTTAATGAAAGAGTCTGAAAAGTCTTATTCCTGGCATGGATTTGTTTATGCTTCAGCAGTTTGCTTTGAATCTTAAATCCTTTTTGACAAAAACAACATTGAAAAGGTCTTTCCTCTGAATGTGTGAGTTGGTGGATTTTTAAGTGAGTTGACTGTCGAAAAGATTTACTGCACAGGACACATTTAAAAGGCCTCTGACCAGTATGAATAAGTGCGTGCCTATCAAGTTTTGACTGTGAGGGGAACAGCTTGCCACAGATTGTACACGcgtgaatgttcttttttttctttgtagggCTGTGTGTAGGATCAGACTTGGAGCACGGGTGTAATGCCCATCTCTCCTCTGTGGTAAGAGCATGATACATTCCATACACTGGCTTTTCTTGCTTGGCCTCCAGCAGTCTTCTGACCTGTTTAACATCATTCTGGTAAGTTTCATTGTGAAGCTGTTGGTGCTTCACGAATGTCTTCAGATTCTTAAAGTGGCGTGGACAAATACTACATTTAAAAGGCAGATTATGAGTTAGTTGATGTCGTTCCAGATGAACTAGTTGTCTAAAGGTTTTATGACACACATCACATTCAAATGGCTTCTGACCAGTATGAATGAGATAATGCCTCGCTAATTTTGAGGGTGTTTCAAAATGCTTGAAGCAAATATTGCAAATATATGGCCTGTTTCTAGGTAGTTTGTTGGCTACTACACACTGTTGAAtctttagcattttaaaattggtTTCAGCCATCATATTCTTCAGTGATATACTCTGATGAGCTCCATAGTGTTCTTACACTCCACAGatgtctaaaaattaaaaataaaaatgtattaattaaaaattacttattcatatgaaaagaaataatttaacctGTTCTTTGGCTAAAGGTATTAAAGGCAATAGGGAACCTCAACTCTTCCTGTGTCTAAAAgtaagttagggcttccctggtggcgcagtggttgacagcccacctgccaatgcaggggacacgggttcgtgccccagtccgggaggatcctacatgccacggagcgactgggcccatgagccatggccgctgagcctgcgcgtccggagcctgtgctccgcaacgggagaggccacaacagtgagaggcccgcttagaTACTTTAGAATCATTAAACTAATTTCACTCATACAGAGAAATGAGAAGTCtttaaaagaaatacttaaaaatgtatataattttaagctATATTTCTAATTAATTGAGATGATACATTAAAAGGGGACTGAGTTGAATTTCTTAacattaaataaatcttttaattcCAATTTTCCTAGTCCACTATTAAGTAGAtttgtcatttttcaaaaattggGCTAGAAAGATAAAGagtgtaagaaataaaatataatactaaaATTAAGACATATCTGCATTCAATTATAGCATACCTTGGACATGATCTGAGAATGGAATGTTTTAGTTATCAAAATTCCTAGCCACATCATTAGCAATATTTACTCTCAGTTACTTCTTTGGACCaacaaagataacataaacaacTGGGAGAAAATGTCCCAGAAAACCTGGATTCTAGTCCCGGATTTGCCATCATATGAACTTGGTGGCAAGAAGAAGGAAATATAGATTCCTCATCTCTAAATCAGGGAAAATGCCTCCTGGCCTGCCTACCACATTGAGTTGTTGGGAGAATCAATGGAGATAACCTAAATGTGTTGGAAAACTGAAGCAATGTATAAATGTAAGGTATTATTTAGCTCAACACTAATCAGATTTAAAAACTTTATCCTTATCTACTTAATATCATTTTAGGGTTTCTAACTAAGAGATAAACAcactaaacaaacatttctttttatttctcctttccactTTGTTGTAGAAGTCCTAAAAGACAAGTACAAAGGCAATGAGGTTGACACACCGGCTACTTATATACTTATCTATGGCTAAGTAATTGAAAGTCTGAGTGTAGTTTACTTTTCAGGCAGTAGAATAAAAAGGTCATTTTGGTCTCAGTTAATATAGGACACATGCAAAAGCTTACCAGGAACTTTCTCAACCATTTTATACCCTGTCTTCTCCTAACTGAAAAGccaattttcttctcattcttcgtCTTCTACTGCATTTTCCTTAAATAAGGAAGCCAGAGATTAAAAAAAGCTGTGCCAGCTCTCTAATGTTGTATCTTCTAGTTGAGATCAGAGAGTTGATAAATCTACCAGAAACTCAGTGTTCTTTTGTCAGATGATTTAGTGAATATCCAACATATATGCTGTGTGCTATTATCTATTTTCTCCTAGAAGACACCTTAAACACAAAATCACAAACACACCCACTGTGGTTCTCTTCAGGAATctgatttaaaaacagaaaaaaaaaattcatttattgtgcAAATTATCTTCTAATTGTTTTATcatagtggttttcaaactgcatGTCACTACCCATTAGTGGATTGTGCAATCACTTTAGTGGGTCATGCTCAGCACTTTTGTTTAATAGAGTAGAAAATATCAG includes the following:
- the ZNF770 gene encoding zinc finger protein 770, giving the protein MMAETNFKMLKIQQCVVANKLPRNRPYICNICFKHFETPSKLARHYLIHTGQKPFECDVCHKTFRQLVHLERHQLTHNLPFKCSICPRHFKNLKTFVKHQQLHNETYQNDVKQVRRLLEAKQEKPVYGMYHALTTEERWALHPCSKSDPTHSPTKKKKNIHACTICGKLFPSQSKLDRHALIHTGQRPFKCVLCSKSFRQSTHLKIHQLTHSEERPFQCCFCQKGFKIQSKLLKHKQIHARNKTFQTLSLKVKSPESGPLPNKLNAKQDSFENGDIRESEENNQLDVHSIYIVPFQCPECEECFESEQILNGHKCFPARSGKIPSRLKRSYNYKTIVKKILAKLKRAGGKKLDNFRSEKKVFKNSFLKNCELISGEQSPEQTQRTFMGSLGKHGTYKTVGNKKKKTLTLPFSWQKHFQSQNMGKNVKGILTPENMLTVDNSVNNKDVSIYGSSGEEFFENCEVLQCGFSVTNENIYTGHKMCPCDKCEKVFPSVSKLQRHYLIHTGQRPFGCNVCGKSFRQSAHLKRHKLTHIDKIPYRKSLCQVELENLNKLFIHQGDNVNYSASQQCQTLGFQKYEVSESDQTSEIKVKAESEDFILGTPYRNRQPCLSSALLESEQSHHSHCCSYSGRTERNDGLLYQCSVCSKSFRSPSKLERHYLIHAGQKPFECSVCGKTFRQAPHWKRHQLTHFKE